Proteins from a single region of Sneathiella aquimaris:
- a CDS encoding HlyD family type I secretion periplasmic adaptor subunit — MNNAEQTKDQMGVGKPILAGVVILLLFFGGFMGWAAFAPLDSAALASGVISVEGNRKTIQHFEGGIVQDILVKDGDLVQKNQVLLTLDETQAEASLKLIQGRKMVALAEMARLTAERDNLENITFPKWLEDRRSNENVAKTMDGQVSIFNARRLARKGQITILEQKIAQLEEEMKGLQGQIRAGDTQLKLIREELADVQQLVDKKLAKRSRLRALQRTASELAGNRGQNVARIAQSKQAIGEIRLQITEIQNAVLNEAVAELKNVQSMLFDLEEQERASIDVMGRTEVRAPNTGLVVNLTVFTKGAVISSGQPLMDIVPVDQKLIVEAQVDPTDIDIVHVGATAHIRFPAFSQRTSKPVEGTIIGVSADSIQNERTGAFYYQALVRIDNIEQSNLSMDQLRPGMQADVMIATGERTALDYFLNPILLSFNRAMTEQ; from the coding sequence ATGAATAATGCAGAACAGACGAAAGATCAGATGGGTGTCGGCAAGCCTATACTGGCAGGTGTAGTAATCCTTCTGCTTTTTTTTGGTGGATTTATGGGATGGGCCGCATTTGCTCCGCTAGATAGCGCGGCGCTGGCATCTGGCGTCATTAGCGTTGAAGGCAACCGAAAGACCATTCAACATTTCGAAGGTGGCATTGTTCAGGATATTCTGGTCAAAGATGGTGATCTGGTTCAGAAAAACCAGGTCCTGTTGACATTGGACGAGACGCAGGCGGAGGCTTCGCTAAAGCTGATTCAAGGGCGTAAGATGGTGGCATTGGCCGAGATGGCCCGTCTTACCGCAGAGCGAGATAATCTGGAGAATATTACGTTTCCAAAATGGCTCGAAGATCGCCGTTCCAATGAAAATGTTGCCAAGACGATGGATGGACAGGTGAGTATCTTCAACGCAAGGCGTCTTGCTCGGAAGGGTCAAATAACGATCCTTGAGCAAAAAATTGCGCAGCTCGAAGAAGAAATGAAGGGTTTGCAAGGCCAGATACGGGCGGGCGATACGCAGTTGAAACTCATCCGGGAAGAATTGGCAGATGTGCAACAACTGGTCGATAAAAAGCTGGCAAAACGGAGCCGGTTAAGGGCTTTGCAGAGAACAGCGTCAGAGTTAGCCGGGAACCGCGGTCAGAATGTGGCTCGAATTGCACAATCCAAGCAGGCAATAGGCGAGATTAGACTTCAGATTACAGAAATTCAAAATGCGGTCCTCAATGAAGCGGTTGCAGAGTTGAAAAATGTCCAATCCATGCTGTTTGATCTTGAAGAGCAGGAGCGGGCGTCTATCGACGTGATGGGTAGAACCGAGGTTCGCGCACCGAATACCGGCCTTGTCGTCAATCTGACAGTGTTTACCAAAGGGGCCGTTATTTCTTCCGGACAGCCACTAATGGATATCGTGCCCGTGGATCAGAAGTTAATAGTAGAAGCACAGGTTGATCCAACAGACATTGATATTGTGCATGTTGGAGCTACCGCTCATATCCGCTTTCCCGCCTTCAGCCAAAGGACGTCCAAACCGGTTGAAGGTACAATTATCGGGGTGTCGGCGGACAGTATCCAAAACGAGCGGACCGGGGCGTTTTACTATCAGGCCCTCGTTCGGATCGATAACATTGAGCAAAGCAATCTATCGATGGATCAGCTTCGTCCTGGGATGCAGGCTGATGTCATGATTGCAACCGGTGAACGGACTGCGCTGGATTATTTCCTGAACCCTATTCTGCTTAGTTTTAACCGGGCGATGACAGAACAATAA
- a CDS encoding PhzF family phenazine biosynthesis protein, which yields MDVTRIAAFSSHNNGGNPAGVAMFETLPDAMEMQKIAAEIGYSETAFLEPLAEGWRIRYFAPEQEVAFCGHATIASAAELGRRYGAGSYLLHLNDAQISVEAFKSKTGEWSASLNSPPTWSTLVSFDEFKTVLENFRITPADMDARFPLAVAGAGARHLMIGLADHEQLKTMSYNFDIIKNIMIERDLTTLNLFYCESDTVFHSRNPFAFGGVYEDPATGAAAAALGGYLRDVSFIKKETAITVHQGVDMGSPSLLQVRIDKDKGQSVTVSGETRVIE from the coding sequence ATGGATGTCACCCGGATTGCAGCATTCTCCTCCCACAATAATGGCGGCAACCCGGCAGGAGTGGCAATGTTTGAAACACTGCCCGACGCTATGGAAATGCAAAAAATAGCGGCGGAAATCGGTTATTCGGAAACCGCCTTTCTTGAACCTCTGGCAGAGGGATGGCGCATTCGGTATTTTGCCCCCGAACAGGAGGTTGCCTTTTGCGGTCACGCAACCATCGCCAGTGCCGCCGAATTGGGACGGCGTTATGGTGCGGGCTCCTATCTTCTTCATCTAAATGATGCACAGATCTCGGTTGAAGCTTTCAAATCAAAGACCGGCGAATGGTCGGCCTCCTTAAATAGTCCGCCGACCTGGTCGACATTGGTCTCGTTCGATGAGTTTAAAACGGTGTTGGAAAACTTTAGGATCACACCCGCGGATATGGACGCTCGTTTCCCTCTTGCTGTGGCAGGGGCCGGAGCACGCCATCTCATGATCGGCCTCGCAGACCACGAACAACTCAAAACCATGTCCTATAATTTTGATATTATTAAAAACATCATGATTGAACGCGATTTGACAACGTTGAACCTTTTCTATTGTGAAAGTGACACCGTTTTCCATAGCCGAAACCCCTTTGCGTTTGGCGGGGTTTACGAAGACCCTGCAACAGGTGCCGCCGCCGCGGCTTTGGGTGGCTATTTAAGGGACGTCAGTTTTATCAAAAAAGAAACAGCCATAACCGTTCATCAGGGCGTTGACATGGGCAGCCCCTCACTTCTTCAAGTCCGTATCGATAAAGACAAAGGGCAATCGGTAACAGTGTCGGGCGAAACCCGTGTTATTGAATAA
- the xrtD gene encoding VPLPA-CTERM-specific exosortase XrtD, with amino-acid sequence MTNIVEASSMRFDIPKILLALTVLLALAFYAPDAELLWTSWMELEEFSHGPLMLVVSLFLLWKRKELLNTPDNKGRFVGVAIVFFSIVIYGLAIKAGIQNARHLSILALLFGLFLTFGGFNYARYVFPALILLPFVVPPPSFLNSNLSYGLQLFSTDVSVFSLRAIGVTVFQDGNIIDLGEMKLEVAEACSGLRYLYPMVGLGALSGMLFDIALWKRGLFLVLAAAISIVMNSVRIFLTGAFVEFTDMGVSEGFFHLFEGWVFFLISFVLVLGACWLTLTKKEKSTVGNGVLNVRNIRKPSEEPKLTAPIYGAVILCIALVPLTIYLRNLEPTIPERTSFASFPLKIGDLIAEEDQIPGIEAEVLQMSDYFLGHYREANLPAISLFIGYYDQQSAGRTPHSPRVCIPSGGWEIRDLQTIELMKDGSPVPVNRVLIGKGEQKLLVYYWFQQRGKFIANEYAAKFNLLLGGLTSSRTDGALVRLSMPISSTMSEIVADKRLEEFSKSLFPVLPKYIPDS; translated from the coding sequence GTGACAAATATTGTGGAAGCGAGCTCAATGCGGTTTGATATACCCAAAATTCTGTTGGCACTTACTGTGCTTCTGGCTCTCGCCTTTTACGCTCCAGATGCGGAATTGCTTTGGACTTCGTGGATGGAATTGGAAGAGTTCAGTCACGGACCTCTAATGCTGGTTGTTTCTTTGTTTCTTTTGTGGAAACGTAAGGAGTTATTAAATACGCCGGATAACAAAGGTCGCTTCGTAGGGGTGGCAATTGTTTTCTTCTCGATTGTCATTTATGGCCTGGCAATCAAGGCTGGCATTCAAAATGCCCGTCACTTGAGTATTCTGGCGCTTTTGTTTGGTTTATTTCTCACATTTGGCGGCTTTAATTACGCCCGCTATGTTTTTCCAGCCCTTATTCTTCTGCCATTCGTTGTTCCGCCCCCCAGCTTCCTGAACTCAAATCTTTCCTATGGACTTCAGCTGTTTTCAACAGATGTCAGTGTCTTTTCACTCCGTGCCATTGGGGTGACCGTCTTTCAAGATGGCAATATCATTGATCTGGGTGAAATGAAATTGGAAGTCGCCGAGGCGTGCAGCGGGTTGCGCTACCTCTACCCTATGGTAGGGTTGGGGGCTCTTTCTGGCATGCTGTTCGATATTGCACTTTGGAAAAGAGGACTTTTTCTTGTTCTTGCCGCCGCCATATCGATCGTTATGAACAGTGTTCGAATTTTCCTGACCGGCGCTTTCGTTGAATTTACGGATATGGGCGTTTCTGAAGGCTTTTTCCATCTGTTTGAAGGATGGGTCTTCTTCCTGATTTCTTTTGTCCTCGTTCTGGGAGCGTGCTGGCTGACCCTGACAAAAAAGGAAAAATCAACGGTCGGAAATGGTGTTCTGAATGTTCGCAATATCAGAAAGCCTTCTGAAGAACCAAAACTAACGGCCCCTATTTATGGCGCTGTTATTTTATGTATTGCATTGGTCCCGCTTACGATTTACCTGAGAAACCTTGAGCCAACCATTCCTGAGCGCACCAGCTTCGCAAGTTTCCCCTTGAAGATCGGAGACCTGATAGCCGAAGAAGATCAAATCCCGGGCATCGAAGCAGAAGTTCTGCAAATGAGTGATTATTTTCTGGGCCATTACCGGGAAGCAAACCTTCCGGCCATTTCACTCTTTATTGGTTATTATGATCAACAATCAGCAGGGCGCACACCGCACTCTCCGCGGGTCTGCATTCCGTCCGGAGGCTGGGAAATCCGAGACCTTCAGACAATCGAATTAATGAAGGATGGCAGCCCTGTCCCTGTTAATCGGGTTTTGATTGGCAAAGGGGAACAAAAGCTTCTCGTCTATTACTGGTTCCAGCAACGTGGAAAATTTATTGCCAACGAATATGCTGCAAAATTCAATCTTTTACTAGGCGGATTAACCTCCTCTCGAACAGATGGTGCGCTCGTGCGACTATCAATGCCGATCTCATCAACGATGTCTGAGATTGTCGCGGATAAACGCCTGGAAGAGTTTTCGAAAAGTTTATTCCCGGTTCTGCCGAAATATATACCTGATTCTTGA
- a CDS encoding CpsD/CapB family tyrosine-protein kinase has translation MERIKEAISKARNSQGLKDQIKSRAQVDIHRDDFNNDEITYQETKIVQLDTKHLENNRIVTFDSEDPDSVAFDILRTQVLTKMKENNWRTLAITSPTPECGKTVVALNLAMSIAKQTEHTALIVDFDLRKPRISQYLGLPPGKSLFDFLENKAEIKDILVNPGLPRLVVLPNTTPVRNAAETLTSRRIKSMVTDLRDRYESRVIIFDLPPLMAADDAMAFLPQVDCVLLIVASDESTPAEVKESRRQLQSSNLIGVVLNKSHEKQSHYY, from the coding sequence ATGGAACGCATCAAAGAAGCAATTTCAAAGGCCCGAAATTCACAAGGCCTGAAAGATCAAATCAAAAGTCGGGCCCAGGTCGATATTCATCGCGATGACTTCAACAACGATGAGATAACGTATCAGGAAACAAAGATTGTCCAATTGGACACCAAGCATCTTGAGAACAACCGGATCGTCACCTTTGACAGTGAAGATCCAGACTCCGTTGCCTTCGATATTCTGCGTACTCAGGTCCTGACCAAGATGAAAGAAAACAACTGGCGCACGCTGGCAATCACCAGCCCGACACCGGAATGCGGGAAAACAGTTGTTGCGCTTAACCTTGCCATGAGCATCGCCAAACAAACCGAGCATACAGCCCTCATCGTTGATTTTGACCTTCGCAAACCGCGCATATCTCAATATCTAGGGCTACCTCCCGGTAAGTCCCTATTCGATTTTCTGGAAAACAAGGCTGAAATAAAAGACATACTGGTAAATCCGGGCCTGCCAAGATTGGTTGTTTTACCAAACACAACGCCTGTCAGAAATGCAGCGGAAACGCTTACGTCTCGCCGAATAAAATCCATGGTGACAGATTTAAGAGATCGATATGAAAGCCGGGTTATCATTTTTGACCTTCCCCCGCTCATGGCAGCTGACGACGCGATGGCGTTTCTCCCGCAGGTTGATTGCGTTCTTTTGATTGTGGCAAGTGACGAGTCAACGCCTGCCGAGGTCAAAGAAAGTAGACGACAACTGCAATCGTCTAATTTGATTGGTGTTGTCTTAAATAAATCTCACGAAAAACAATCTCACTACTATTAA
- a CDS encoding GumC family protein, translated as MRYRRYIETLSASKKQPLITVRKSGMTTDTYDQEEQASPLDLNQILAIAKRRFFYFLIPVVIAGSIVVAIAFLLPPRYESYATVLVESQQIPVEFVQSTVTSDPNQRITVIKQRVMTRTNLLRIVDKYNVFAEERKRLSVTKLIEEMQRLVSVDVITAENGQGRRGATTIAFRLSFQHENPQTATKVANELVTLFLSENVKTRTERASETTEFLEQEAQKLKEQMIIAEAAISNYKQLHRDNLPEHLNLRLSRLERIQAEIKALEQQLINLREERRYLDVEMASAEAGEDPSADSQSVVSDTEKELNLLKDALTTASVKLTDAHPDIKALKRRIGMLEKKLEDELSASQEDNDIDRKTAKSTNPKIQRLLDRLQIRISSNTASIQKFEKDLAELRAKASEIEERVLKTPEVERELITLARNHREIFEKYTELQAKQGKAQLAQNLEEEKKAERFILLEPPVTPTEPVWPDRLKIFGIGGFLAIASGIGTALLVELVDKRIRTASELETLLKRPPLVSIPYIQTHRDVQKKRYRYGMVLLVPTLMGLGVLAAIHVLYKPLDVLFYRVWVYLEKLNLLPF; from the coding sequence TTGCGTTATAGACGCTATATCGAAACATTGAGTGCTTCAAAAAAACAACCATTAATAACAGTTAGAAAATCAGGCATGACAACTGATACTTACGATCAAGAAGAACAAGCTTCTCCGCTAGATCTAAACCAAATTCTAGCAATTGCAAAGCGTCGCTTCTTTTACTTTCTAATCCCTGTGGTAATTGCAGGAAGCATCGTTGTGGCAATCGCCTTTCTACTGCCACCAAGGTACGAATCCTATGCCACGGTCCTTGTCGAGTCTCAACAGATTCCCGTCGAGTTTGTTCAATCTACTGTTACGTCAGATCCTAATCAGCGCATCACCGTAATAAAACAACGGGTTATGACACGTACAAACTTACTCAGAATTGTTGACAAATATAATGTTTTTGCTGAAGAGCGGAAAAGGCTATCGGTCACCAAATTAATTGAGGAAATGCAACGCTTGGTTAGTGTTGACGTCATAACCGCTGAAAATGGTCAAGGACGACGAGGAGCAACAACCATTGCCTTCCGTCTCTCTTTTCAGCATGAGAATCCTCAAACCGCCACAAAAGTCGCAAACGAACTGGTAACATTATTTCTGAGCGAAAACGTTAAAACCCGCACGGAAAGAGCAAGTGAAACTACAGAATTCCTGGAACAAGAGGCTCAGAAACTAAAAGAGCAAATGATAATCGCTGAAGCCGCCATCTCAAACTACAAGCAATTACATAGAGATAATTTACCAGAGCACCTGAATCTGCGCCTTAGTCGTCTGGAAAGAATTCAAGCTGAAATCAAAGCTTTAGAACAACAATTGATCAATTTGAGAGAAGAGCGCCGATATCTGGACGTTGAAATGGCGAGCGCTGAAGCGGGAGAAGACCCCTCAGCTGACTCACAATCAGTCGTCAGCGACACAGAAAAAGAACTAAATCTTCTTAAGGATGCTCTTACAACAGCGTCGGTAAAATTGACCGACGCACATCCGGATATTAAAGCACTGAAACGTCGGATTGGGATGCTTGAAAAGAAACTTGAAGATGAACTCTCCGCCAGTCAAGAAGACAATGACATAGATCGAAAAACTGCTAAATCCACGAATCCCAAAATTCAGCGGTTGCTGGACAGACTACAAATTCGGATATCAAGTAACACAGCAAGTATTCAAAAATTTGAAAAGGACTTGGCGGAATTAAGAGCCAAAGCATCGGAAATAGAAGAACGCGTTCTGAAAACCCCTGAAGTGGAAAGAGAGCTCATCACGCTCGCTCGTAATCACCGCGAAATCTTTGAAAAATATACCGAGCTTCAGGCGAAACAAGGCAAAGCCCAACTCGCCCAAAACCTGGAAGAAGAAAAAAAGGCTGAGCGTTTTATCCTTTTAGAACCTCCAGTTACACCGACTGAGCCCGTTTGGCCTGATAGACTAAAGATATTTGGTATCGGCGGCTTCTTGGCAATCGCGAGCGGGATTGGTACAGCACTATTGGTCGAACTGGTAGACAAGCGAATAAGAACAGCGTCTGAATTGGAGACGCTGTTAAAGCGCCCTCCTCTGGTTTCAATCCCTTATATTCAGACCCATCGGGACGTTCAGAAAAAACGATATCGATATGGCATGGTCCTGCTGGTTCCCACATTGATGGGACTTGGTGTCTTGGCCGCCATACATGTTTTGTACAAACCTTTAGACGTACTGTTTTATCGCGTTTGGGTTTATCTTGAAAAACTTAACCTTTTGCCATTTTAA
- a CDS encoding undecaprenyl-phosphate glucose phosphotransferase, with the protein MNRPEKLAATNKYDAPVAGYPVSAPVLSGLFSFLDIFFLILAGALAYKWIVGNPLYMREIYSFAIAFIGLAYFFVGRFAGIYSFAALLNPFRNASKLGVTCLTVFLLLLAIAFTLRISDSYSRIWLYSFTAMAFSFVFAYRLLAAFILSSNVQHGRFNRNVVIFGSGEQASRLIKQLSQGQHNFYRIIGVFDDRQTRTGDLGEGYTISGNMKDLKKLVRQQDVDDVIVALPWNADDRQVGIVQQLRELPCHVHLVSDLVGFRFPNKPSPAHFGNIPMIEVIDSPVSGWGSVLKWLEDRILSSLLLLIFMPVLICIAVAIKLESKGPVLFKQKRYGYNNQIFEIYKFRSMYVEEQTPDVTQQATKNDPRITKVGRFIRRTSLDELPQLLNVFLGTMSLVGPRPHAIDHNEEYSVLIDGYFTRHKVKPGITGWAQVNGLRGETDTLEKMEARVEHDTYYCEHWSLLFDVQILIMTAFVGFINKNAY; encoded by the coding sequence ATGAATAGACCAGAAAAACTTGCAGCAACTAACAAATATGACGCTCCTGTAGCAGGCTATCCTGTTTCAGCACCGGTCTTAAGTGGATTGTTCAGTTTTCTGGATATCTTCTTTTTGATCCTCGCAGGCGCCCTCGCGTATAAGTGGATTGTTGGAAATCCTCTTTATATGAGAGAGATCTATTCGTTTGCTATTGCGTTTATCGGCCTTGCCTATTTTTTTGTTGGCCGTTTTGCAGGGATTTATTCTTTTGCCGCCCTTTTGAACCCTTTTAGAAATGCCTCCAAGCTTGGCGTGACTTGTTTGACGGTTTTCCTTCTTCTTCTCGCAATAGCTTTTACGCTCAGGATTTCTGATAGCTACTCTCGCATCTGGCTTTATAGCTTCACCGCTATGGCCTTCTCTTTCGTCTTTGCCTATCGCCTCTTGGCAGCGTTCATTCTTTCTTCGAATGTCCAGCACGGTCGCTTTAACCGCAATGTTGTTATTTTTGGGTCCGGTGAACAGGCTTCACGGTTGATCAAACAACTAAGTCAAGGCCAGCATAATTTTTACAGGATTATCGGAGTTTTCGACGACCGACAAACCAGAACAGGTGATCTGGGCGAGGGATATACTATTTCAGGAAACATGAAGGATCTGAAAAAACTCGTCCGCCAGCAGGACGTGGATGATGTTATTGTTGCCCTCCCGTGGAATGCGGATGATCGGCAGGTAGGTATCGTACAACAATTGCGTGAGCTTCCCTGCCATGTTCACCTGGTTTCAGATTTGGTCGGGTTTCGTTTTCCCAACAAACCGTCCCCTGCTCATTTTGGCAATATACCGATGATTGAAGTGATTGACTCTCCCGTCTCTGGTTGGGGAAGCGTCCTGAAATGGCTTGAAGACCGAATTTTGAGCAGTCTTCTCCTGTTAATCTTCATGCCAGTCCTTATTTGCATCGCCGTTGCCATAAAACTGGAAAGCAAAGGTCCGGTGTTGTTTAAACAAAAACGATACGGCTACAACAATCAGATATTCGAAATTTATAAATTTCGCTCTATGTATGTAGAAGAACAAACACCGGACGTTACACAACAGGCCACCAAAAATGATCCTCGCATTACCAAGGTGGGTCGTTTTATCCGGCGAACCAGTCTGGATGAGTTACCCCAATTATTGAACGTCTTTCTTGGCACAATGTCTCTGGTAGGCCCCCGCCCTCATGCGATCGATCACAATGAAGAATATTCGGTTCTTATTGATGGTTACTTTACCCGCCACAAAGTTAAACCCGGTATTACAGGTTGGGCACAAGTAAACGGGTTGCGTGGTGAAACCGATACCCTGGAAAAAATGGAAGCGCGCGTAGAACACGATACCTACTATTGTGAGCATTGGTCTTTACTGTTTGATGTCCAGATCTTGATAATGACTGCCTTCGTTGGGTTTATTAATAAAAATGCGTATTAA
- a CDS encoding VanZ family protein has product MKITGFICWCGLALTIIIGSLIPVQAVEQVPSILSDKVQHFIGYAVLSIAAVSAGRAWQQKGMMIFLSFLMGIAIEFIQPMTGRYFETGDIIANSVGLVAGVLIFFLSSSALDHWARKA; this is encoded by the coding sequence ATGAAAATCACTGGCTTCATTTGTTGGTGCGGATTGGCCCTGACGATTATTATTGGATCCTTGATCCCGGTGCAGGCCGTTGAACAGGTTCCTTCCATTTTATCCGACAAAGTTCAGCATTTTATTGGTTATGCGGTGTTATCCATTGCGGCCGTCAGTGCGGGCAGAGCATGGCAACAAAAAGGAATGATGATTTTCCTGTCCTTTCTTATGGGGATCGCCATTGAATTCATACAGCCAATGACCGGCCGGTATTTTGAGACAGGTGATATTATTGCAAACAGTGTCGGCCTGGTGGCTGGTGTCTTAATATTTTTTCTGTCCTCCAGTGCGCTGGACCACTGGGCCCGAAAAGCATAG
- a CDS encoding YggT family protein, with product MASVVTLVSTIIQIFIWLLIANAILSWLVAFNVVNARNQFVATVGEFLYKITEPVLRPIRRVIPAFGGIDISTIVLILLLFFLQNLMYEFFVYG from the coding sequence ATGGCTTCAGTCGTCACTCTCGTAAGCACGATTATACAGATATTTATCTGGCTCCTTATCGCCAATGCGATTTTAAGCTGGCTTGTTGCATTCAACGTTGTAAATGCCCGCAATCAGTTTGTCGCAACTGTCGGCGAATTCCTCTATAAAATAACAGAGCCTGTTTTGCGCCCCATCCGCAGGGTAATTCCAGCGTTCGGCGGTATTGATATTTCTACGATTGTGCTGATTTTGCTGCTCTTTTTTCTGCAGAATCTGATGTATGAGTTTTTTGTCTACGGTTGA
- a CDS encoding DUF167 family protein — MSFLSTVDEKAWFRHADGLNLRVRLTPSASANRMQGVEKSGDGLTRAKVAVTVVPEKGKANKALIKILSKHLGVAQRDIDLVSGATDRNKTLLLKGDADSLEKTLKRLFAPVQ; from the coding sequence ATGAGTTTTTTGTCTACGGTTGATGAAAAAGCATGGTTCCGTCATGCCGATGGGCTGAATTTGCGCGTCCGGTTAACCCCGAGCGCTTCCGCCAATCGAATGCAGGGGGTCGAAAAGTCCGGAGATGGACTGACGCGAGCAAAAGTAGCTGTGACAGTTGTTCCTGAAAAAGGAAAGGCTAACAAAGCTCTCATTAAAATCTTGAGTAAACATCTGGGCGTAGCACAGCGTGACATCGACTTGGTGTCCGGGGCAACTGACAGAAACAAAACACTTCTTCTTAAAGGCGATGCGGACAGCCTGGAGAAGACATTGAAGCGATTGTTCGCACCCGTTCAATGA
- the folD gene encoding bifunctional methylenetetrahydrofolate dehydrogenase/methenyltetrahydrofolate cyclohydrolase FolD: MTAEIIDGKLFAEKVRAKVARQTEYLKANAGLTPGLAVVLVGEDPASHVYVRNKNKATIEAGMKSEEIRLPDTTSQDEVLTVVNRLNDDPAIHGILVQLPLPDQVDETAVLDAIDPEKDVDGFHVINTGRQAVGLPAMVPCTPLGCIMMLKDRLGDLSGLNAVVVGRSNIVGKPMASLLLAENCTVTIAHSRTRNLEEVCRGADILVAAVGRPKMIQGNWVKPGATVIDVGINRIAKDDGKTRLVGDVDFDAAKEVAGAITPVPGGVGPMTIACLLANTITAACRIANVDVPEV; encoded by the coding sequence ATGACGGCCGAAATCATTGATGGCAAATTATTTGCCGAAAAAGTACGGGCGAAGGTCGCTCGACAAACCGAATATCTGAAAGCGAATGCGGGATTGACGCCTGGTCTGGCGGTCGTTCTTGTGGGCGAAGATCCGGCAAGTCATGTCTACGTTCGCAACAAAAACAAAGCGACGATTGAAGCCGGCATGAAATCTGAAGAAATTCGGCTACCGGACACGACTTCTCAGGATGAGGTTCTGACTGTGGTCAATCGTCTGAATGATGACCCTGCCATTCACGGTATTCTGGTGCAATTACCTTTACCGGATCAAGTGGACGAAACAGCTGTTCTGGACGCCATAGATCCCGAAAAAGACGTGGATGGATTTCATGTGATCAATACAGGGCGTCAGGCCGTCGGATTGCCGGCTATGGTTCCCTGTACGCCGCTTGGCTGCATCATGATGTTGAAAGATCGATTGGGTGACCTCTCGGGGCTAAATGCCGTTGTTGTGGGCCGCTCTAATATCGTCGGCAAGCCTATGGCCAGTTTATTGCTGGCAGAAAACTGTACGGTTACAATTGCCCATTCGCGAACCCGAAACCTGGAAGAGGTCTGCCGAGGCGCAGATATCCTGGTTGCCGCCGTGGGGCGTCCGAAAATGATCCAAGGCAATTGGGTTAAGCCCGGTGCCACAGTCATCGATGTTGGTATTAATAGAATCGCAAAAGACGATGGTAAAACCCGACTTGTGGGGGATGTGGATTTTGATGCCGCGAAAGAAGTGGCTGGCGCGATTACACCAGTCCCCGGTGGGGTTGGTCCCATGACGATCGCCTGCTTATTGGCAAATACGATTACGGCTGCCTGCCGGATCGCAAATGTCGATGTCCCTGAAGTGTAA